The genomic region CTATGCCACCTCTCTCCTCCCTTCCCACAAACACCAACCCTTGGGGCAGAGCCCCCATCGGGTTGATAAATAATCTTCGACCCGTGAACAAGGCAAATAGAAGAAGTATAAGAAGGATCAACCAAGATTACGGGAACACCAAACTCCCTAGCCTTCTCAACAATAGCATTTTTCATTGAAGAAAATGCCGAACGATAAATCCTCAACCTAAGCTGTTTATCCTTCACGCCCTTAACCATATGCTCCGGAACTCTCTTTGGCAAATCCTCCAAGACTATAGCACTCCTACTCCCAAAAGCCTCCTTAACAATCAACTTAGCAAACTTCCTCCTAACATCAAGCTTCTTATCCCTCTCCCTCAACTTCCTTAACTTCCTCCTAACCTCCCTATCCTTAGTAGACCTACCATTAGTTATCGACCTCCTTTTATACTCATAACCCAGAGTAATCATCCTAGTGTTAGTCTCTAAAAGTATCGGCTTCCCATTAATTAATACAGAGACTGAACCCTCATTCAAATCAACTGGAATAAAACCCCTTGGATCGTAAGATTTAACATCCTTCTTAAAAACTATGAAGAACTCTACAACATTCCCCTTCAACAGTTTAAACCTAGCCTCACTAGCAATTAACCAATTGTCGTTATAATACCTCCAAAAGATCTTTGGAAAGATTGGAGAAATGAAAACTCTACCCCTCTTAGTAGCAATTGAAATCACGCTGAGGCTGAACTTCCACAAGTGGTCATCAAGATGAACAGTAACCCTCCTAACTGACGGTCTGTCAGTGTAACTCCTTCCTCTCTTCTTCAACTTATTGAAGCTATCTAGCCTCTCGCTGGCATCTTCACAAGCGGTGTAAATATAATGGGATGGCAAGTCCCTGTGCTTCTCCCTCTCAGTCTTGTAAATCCCAGCCTTAATCCTAGTGAATGACGTTGTGTTCTTTGCAAGCCCGTAATTTACTGCCTCCTCAAGAACCTCTCTATACTCTTTCTCAACTTCTTTGAGTGCTGAGTAGGTGGCGTAATTAACCTTGACTCTTAACTTCACCGTCCTCTCCACTTAACTCACCTATTAGTTTTTTTGCACCTTGAACTAGGAGTGTTTTTTTATGGCTTCTCATTCCGTAAATTTTTCCAGCGAATGATGTGATGATGGAGATTAAGTCTTCAACTAGTTCTTGTGTAGAATCTTTTGGTTCTTCTCCGAAAACTACTTCAATCTTAACACCCATTGTTGTGAAGAATTCTTCAAGGTATTCAAATCCGAATCTTGTTAGCCTATCTTTGTAGGTTATTAGTATGACGTCGACGCTTCTTTCCTCGACTAGTTTGAATAGTCTGAGTAAACCTTTCCTTTGTGTGTTTAATCCGCTTCCAATATCTTTTATTATTTCTATTGCCTTGTAACCTTTTGCTGTTGCGTAGTTCGTTAGGTAGTTTATTTGTCT from Metallosphaera sedula DSM 5348 harbors:
- a CDS encoding RNA-guided endonuclease InsQ/TnpB family protein, producing the protein MERTVKLRVKVNYATYSALKEVEKEYREVLEEAVNYGLAKNTTSFTRIKAGIYKTEREKHRDLPSHYIYTACEDASERLDSFNKLKKRGRSYTDRPSVRRVTVHLDDHLWKFSLSVISIATKRGRVFISPIFPKIFWRYYNDNWLIASEARFKLLKGNVVEFFIVFKKDVKSYDPRGFIPVDLNEGSVSVLINGKPILLETNTRMITLGYEYKRRSITNGRSTKDREVRRKLRKLRERDKKLDVRRKFAKLIVKEAFGSRSAIVLEDLPKRVPEHMVKGVKDKQLRLRIYRSAFSSMKNAIVEKAREFGVPVILVDPSYTSSICLVHGSKIIYQPDGGSAPRVGVCGKGGERWHRDVVALYNLRKRAGDVSPVPLGSKESHDPPVVKAGRWLRAKSLHLIMIEDKMSEMKV
- a CDS encoding IS607 family transposase gives rise to the protein MEKLLRPREACQLLGISYTTLLRWIREGKIRAITTEGGKYRIPYGEVKKYLERREEIRAVIYARVSSTDQKEDLERQINYLTNYATAKGYKAIEIIKDIGSGLNTQRKGLLRLFKLVEERSVDVILITYKDRLTRFGFEYLEEFFTTMGVKIEVVFGEEPKDSTQELVEDLISIITSFAGKIYGMRSHKKTLLVQGAKKLIGELSGEDGEVKSQG